A genomic segment from Diospyros lotus cultivar Yz01 chromosome 5, ASM1463336v1, whole genome shotgun sequence encodes:
- the LOC127802172 gene encoding secreted RxLR effector protein 161-like produces the protein MASIPYASAIGSIMYVMLCTRPDVAHAQSVTSRYQSNLGEEHWKAVKGVLKYLRRTKDTFMVYGGGELKLECFTDSSFQSDVDDSKSVSGYVFTLNGGAVCWKSSKQETTADSTTEAKYIAASDAAKEAVWMRNFISALGVVPTIVDPVLVYCDNNGAIAQAKEPRSHQRSKHILRRYHLIREIIGRGDIKMEKVASAENVADPLTKPLSQQVFERHLEKMGLRYMGNWL, from the coding sequence ATGGCATCTATACCCTATGCTTCTGCCATAGGTAGCATAATGTATGTTATGCTATGTACTAGACCTGATGTTGCACATGCTCAGAGTGTCACGagcagatatcagtctaatcTAGGTGAGGAGCATTGGAAAGCTGTGAAAGGggttcttaagtacttgagaaggacgAAAGACACTTTCATGGTTTATGGAGGAGGAGAACTGAAACTGGAATGTTTTACGGATTCAAGTTTTCAGTCTGATGTAGATGACTCAAAATCTGTGTCAGGTTATGTATTCACCCTTAATGGTGGAGCAGtttgttggaagagttccaaacaagaaACTACTGCAGATTCTACCACTGAGGCTAAATATATTGCAGCATCTgatgctgcaaaggaagcagTTTGGATGAGAAATTTTATCTCAGCATTGGGAGTGGTTCCTACTATTGTTGATCCAGTTTTAGTATACTGTGATAACAATGGTGCCATTGCTCAAGCAAAGGAACCGAGGTCCCATCAAAGATCCAAACACATATTGCGGAGATATCATTTAATCCGTGAGATAATTGGCCGTGGTGACATCAAAATGGAGAAAGTTGCATCAGCGGAGAATGTAGCAGATCCCCTTACAAAACCATTGTCACAGCAAGTGTTTGAAcgtcatcttgagaagatgggctTAAGATACATGGGAAATTGGCTTTAg